In one Streptomyces sp. NBC_00597 genomic region, the following are encoded:
- a CDS encoding oligopeptide/dipeptide ABC transporter ATP-binding protein, translating to MAFPGRRSASGRRGAPVRAVDGISFDLAAGETLGLVGESGCGKSTTGRMLVRLLEPTAGSITFDGRDITRLPQGRLRPLRRHLQMVFQDPHSSLNPRQTVARIISDPLLVQGRSAADARRRAAELMDLVGLIPEHIDRYPHEFSGGQAQRIGIARSLATSPRLIVADEPVSALDVSVQAQIVNLMERLRRELGLAYVFIAHDLSVVKRVSDRVAVMYLGRIVEIGEKRALYESPQHPYTRALLSAVPLPDPAAERRRERIVLLGDPPSPAAPPPGCTFHPRCPKAQEICRTERPLLRIAASREVACHFPGD from the coding sequence ATGGCCTTCCCCGGCAGGCGCTCCGCATCCGGGCGCCGGGGGGCGCCCGTGCGCGCCGTCGACGGGATCTCCTTCGACCTCGCCGCGGGCGAAACCCTCGGCCTGGTCGGCGAGTCCGGCTGCGGGAAGTCCACCACCGGCCGGATGCTGGTGAGGCTGCTGGAGCCCACCGCGGGCAGCATCACCTTCGACGGCAGGGACATCACCCGGCTTCCGCAGGGAAGGCTCCGGCCGCTGCGCCGCCACCTCCAGATGGTCTTCCAGGACCCGCACTCCTCCCTCAACCCCCGCCAGACGGTGGCCCGGATCATCTCCGACCCGCTGCTCGTGCAGGGCCGGTCGGCAGCCGACGCGCGCCGCCGGGCGGCCGAGTTGATGGACCTGGTCGGGCTGATCCCGGAGCACATCGACCGCTACCCGCACGAGTTCTCCGGCGGTCAGGCCCAGCGCATCGGGATCGCCCGCTCACTGGCCACCAGCCCCCGGTTGATCGTCGCGGACGAGCCGGTCTCCGCGCTCGACGTCTCCGTCCAGGCGCAGATCGTCAACCTGATGGAACGCCTGCGCCGCGAACTGGGCCTGGCCTACGTGTTCATCGCGCACGACCTGTCGGTGGTCAAACGGGTCAGCGACCGGGTCGCCGTCATGTACCTCGGCCGGATCGTCGAGATCGGAGAGAAGCGAGCCCTGTACGAGAGCCCCCAGCACCCGTACACCCGGGCGCTGTTGTCCGCGGTACCGCTGCCGGACCCGGCGGCGGAGCGGCGGCGCGAGCGGATCGTGCTGCTCGGCGACCCGCCGAGCCCGGCCGCTCCGCCCCCGGGCTGCACGTTCCATCCGCGCTGCCCGAAGGCGCAGGAGATCTGCCGAACGGAGCGCCCGCTGCTCCGGATCGCCGCCTCGCGCGAGGTGGCCTGCCACTTCCCCGGTGACTGA
- a CDS encoding HAD-IA family hydrolase, translated as MTSETGGPTRPGSVRHVLFDVDGTLIDAVANQRRVWETWAARHGLDPVAVHRVALRTRPLETFAEVAPEQDPQACLAALHELEDEDVRSGVYAAFDGAAELLSGLPSGRWALVTSNYAHRVRGRFARTGLPVPGVVVDAACVEEGKPSPVPYLLAAERLGARPQDCLVIEDAPSGVESGLRAGMTVWGVNTPAPVDGVHRHFTSLREAVPAVLAFAGGGHRDPLG; from the coding sequence GTGACCAGTGAGACCGGCGGGCCGACCCGGCCGGGCTCCGTGCGACACGTCCTCTTCGACGTCGACGGGACGCTGATCGACGCGGTGGCCAACCAGCGCCGCGTCTGGGAGACGTGGGCGGCACGTCACGGACTCGATCCCGTCGCCGTCCACCGGGTGGCGCTGCGGACGCGACCCCTGGAGACCTTCGCGGAGGTGGCTCCGGAGCAGGATCCACAGGCATGCCTGGCCGCGTTGCACGAGCTGGAGGACGAGGACGTCCGGTCCGGCGTCTACGCCGCCTTCGACGGCGCTGCGGAGCTGCTGTCCGGCCTGCCCTCCGGGCGCTGGGCGCTGGTGACCTCGAACTACGCGCACCGGGTGCGCGGGCGGTTCGCCCGCACCGGCCTGCCGGTCCCGGGCGTCGTCGTGGACGCCGCCTGCGTCGAGGAGGGCAAGCCGTCGCCCGTCCCCTACCTGCTGGCCGCCGAGCGCCTCGGCGCCAGGCCGCAGGACTGCCTGGTCATCGAGGACGCGCCGTCCGGCGTCGAGTCGGGGTTGCGGGCCGGCATGACGGTGTGGGGGGTCAACACCCCGGCTCCGGTGGACGGGGTGCACCGGCATTTCACGAGCCTGCGGGAGGCGGTGCCCGCGGTCCTCGCCTTCGCGGGGGGAGGGCACCGGGATCCCCTCGGCTGA
- a CDS encoding prolyl oligopeptidase family serine peptidase — translation MDDFLRLSASTGRFTYGAPRAFSFGEDGRLLWFLRSTGPTDAFDSLWVLDTATGSETRLADPRELSPEPGVLPAAERRLRERIRLVAAGIGSYALSGDGRSAVFPLYGRLYRVGCGPDGRPEEIPAAGPVFDPRPNADGSRTAYVTGDALHTCPGGRVSPADGARWGVAEFAAAEELGRDRGHWWSPDGQSLLAARVDESALQRRYFADPAHPELPAEDFAYPEAGGPNAEVQLWVLGPAGTRVRLDWDASTYPYVSDADWDSAEEILLTVQDRLQKCVLLLSADPATGRTRELSRTTHPHWVDPMLPGTPARLADGRMLTAADTPPAAAGGAPTGGAARALAIDGKLLTGDGIQVRRVAGTHHDRLLIEAGQRDPAEQQVLLLDPATGELAPLADGPGVHSVQACAGTLLLTTADADGIRRTVRTADGRTCAPADLSAPLPYRAAPLLERVTEHGVPTALVLPRGHVPGRRLPVLVDGYGGPGFQDVSAEPRRWQHRQWWADRGFAVVTVDNRGTPYVSPDFTHAMYRGFSEVTLEDQVAALHALAERHPDLDLGRVGVRGWSYGGYLSAMAVLRRPDVFHAASAGAAPTDFRNYDTAYTERYLGLPQEHPEVYERDSLIPDAPNLIRPLLLITGLADDNVHPSHTLRLSQALTDAGRPHQLLALPGVTHMTPNGTKEKLMALELEFFRRELA, via the coding sequence ATGGATGACTTCCTCAGGCTCTCCGCAAGCACCGGTCGCTTCACGTACGGCGCCCCGCGCGCGTTCTCCTTCGGGGAGGACGGCCGGCTGCTCTGGTTCCTCCGCTCCACCGGCCCGACCGACGCCTTCGACAGCCTCTGGGTCCTGGACACCGCCACTGGCAGCGAGACCCGGCTCGCCGACCCCCGCGAGCTGTCCCCCGAGCCGGGCGTCCTGCCGGCCGCCGAGCGCCGGCTCCGGGAGCGCATCCGGCTCGTCGCCGCCGGGATCGGCTCGTACGCGCTCTCCGGCGACGGCCGCAGCGCGGTGTTCCCGCTGTACGGGCGGCTGTACCGGGTCGGCTGCGGCCCGGACGGGCGGCCCGAGGAGATCCCTGCCGCCGGACCCGTCTTCGACCCCCGCCCCAACGCCGACGGCTCCCGCACCGCGTACGTCACCGGCGACGCCCTCCACACCTGCCCCGGCGGGCGGGTCAGCCCCGCCGACGGGGCCCGCTGGGGCGTCGCCGAGTTCGCCGCCGCCGAGGAGCTGGGCCGGGACCGCGGCCACTGGTGGTCCCCCGACGGACAGAGCCTGCTGGCCGCCCGCGTCGACGAGTCCGCCCTCCAGCGGCGGTACTTCGCCGACCCCGCGCACCCCGAGCTCCCGGCCGAGGACTTCGCGTATCCCGAGGCGGGCGGGCCCAACGCGGAGGTCCAGCTGTGGGTGCTCGGCCCGGCGGGCACCCGGGTGCGGCTCGACTGGGACGCCTCGACGTACCCCTACGTCTCCGACGCCGACTGGGACTCGGCCGAGGAGATCCTGCTGACCGTCCAGGACCGGCTCCAGAAGTGCGTCCTGCTGCTCAGCGCCGACCCGGCGACCGGCCGGACCCGGGAGCTGTCCCGCACCACCCACCCCCACTGGGTCGACCCGATGCTGCCCGGCACCCCGGCCCGGCTCGCCGACGGGCGGATGCTCACCGCCGCCGACACTCCCCCGGCCGCCGCTGGGGGTGCCCCCACCGGCGGCGCCGCCCGCGCCCTCGCCATCGACGGCAAACTGCTGACCGGGGACGGGATCCAGGTCCGCCGGGTGGCCGGCACCCACCACGACCGGCTGCTCATCGAGGCCGGGCAGCGCGACCCCGCCGAACAGCAGGTGCTGCTCCTCGACCCCGCCACCGGGGAGCTGGCCCCGCTCGCCGACGGACCCGGCGTGCACAGCGTCCAGGCCTGCGCCGGGACGCTGCTGCTCACCACCGCCGACGCCGACGGGATCCGGCGGACCGTACGCACCGCCGACGGACGGACGTGCGCCCCCGCCGACCTGTCCGCGCCGCTGCCGTACCGCGCGGCCCCGCTGTTGGAGCGGGTCACCGAACACGGCGTCCCCACCGCGCTCGTGCTCCCCCGCGGCCATGTCCCCGGCCGGCGGCTACCCGTCCTCGTGGACGGCTACGGCGGCCCCGGCTTCCAGGACGTGTCCGCCGAGCCGCGCCGCTGGCAGCACCGCCAGTGGTGGGCCGACCGGGGCTTCGCCGTGGTAACCGTCGACAACCGCGGAACCCCGTACGTCTCGCCCGACTTCACCCACGCCATGTACCGCGGGTTCTCCGAGGTCACCCTGGAGGACCAGGTCGCGGCCCTGCACGCGCTCGCCGAACGCCACCCGGACCTGGACCTCGGCCGGGTGGGGGTGCGCGGCTGGTCGTACGGCGGCTACCTGTCCGCGATGGCGGTGCTGCGCCGCCCGGACGTCTTCCACGCGGCGTCCGCCGGGGCCGCGCCGACCGACTTCCGGAACTACGACACGGCGTACACCGAGCGCTACCTGGGCCTCCCGCAGGAACACCCCGAGGTGTACGAGCGCGATTCGCTGATCCCGGACGCCCCGAACCTGATCCGGCCGCTGCTGCTGATCACGGGCCTGGCCGACGACAACGTCCACCCCTCGCACACCCTGCGGCTCTCGCAGGCCCTGACGGACGCGGGCCGCCCGCACCAGCTCCTGGCCCTGCCCGGCGTCACCCACATGACTCCGAACGGCACCAAGGAGAAGCTCATGGCGCTGGAACTGGAATTCTTCCGCCGCGAACTGGCCTGA
- a CDS encoding MFS transporter, whose translation MDRNATPTSKGTDGKVRKSGNGLALIVIASCQLMVVLDITIVNIALPHIQTALGFSTESLSWVVNAYTLTFGGLLLLGGRTGDILGRKRVFISGVLLFGLASMLGGLAQNEGQLMGARALQGVGAAIASPTALALISTTFREGPARNRAFGVFAAVSAGGGAIGLLAGGVLVEWLSWRWVFFVNVPIALVIAVMARRVIRESERHPGHFDLAGALLSTLGMVALVYGFIRAAQEGWTDPITLGSFGAAVCLLLLFFLNERRSPQPITPLHMFADRNRAGSYGIMLFLACAMFGMFFFLTLFVQNVLDFSPIQAGLAFLPVSVVIAVAAGITSQLLPKIGPKPFMVTGALCSAAGLAWLTQTDINSTYLGSILGPILVFSLGMGMQFVSLTLMALSNVADRESGAASGLLNTTQQVGGSLGLSILVTVFGTASRSEAHDQVPAFLSQAGPVQKALFLRTGRLPDPWGDQVLTSGVSAAFIVAACFALVAAVIALFAIQVRPSDLERLKGNHAPAAV comes from the coding sequence GTGGACCGCAACGCAACGCCGACCAGTAAGGGGACCGACGGCAAGGTCCGGAAGAGCGGCAACGGGCTCGCGCTGATCGTCATCGCCTCGTGCCAGCTCATGGTCGTCCTCGACATCACCATCGTGAACATCGCCCTGCCGCACATCCAGACCGCCCTCGGGTTCTCCACCGAAAGCCTGTCCTGGGTCGTCAACGCCTACACCCTCACCTTCGGCGGACTGCTCCTCCTCGGCGGGCGCACCGGCGACATCCTCGGCCGCAAACGCGTGTTCATCTCCGGCGTGCTGCTCTTCGGCCTGGCCTCGATGCTGGGCGGACTCGCGCAGAACGAGGGCCAGCTGATGGGCGCCCGGGCCCTGCAGGGCGTCGGCGCCGCCATCGCCTCCCCGACCGCGCTGGCGCTGATCTCCACCACCTTCCGTGAAGGACCGGCCCGCAACCGGGCGTTCGGGGTGTTCGCCGCGGTCTCGGCGGGCGGCGGCGCGATCGGGCTGCTGGCCGGCGGCGTCCTCGTCGAATGGCTCAGCTGGCGCTGGGTGTTCTTCGTCAACGTGCCGATCGCCCTGGTCATCGCCGTGATGGCCCGCCGGGTCATCCGCGAGTCCGAACGCCACCCCGGACACTTCGACCTCGCGGGCGCACTGCTGTCCACCCTGGGCATGGTCGCGCTGGTCTACGGCTTCATCCGCGCCGCCCAGGAGGGCTGGACCGACCCGATCACCCTCGGCTCCTTCGGGGCGGCCGTGTGCCTGCTCCTGCTGTTCTTCCTCAACGAGCGGCGCTCGCCGCAGCCGATCACCCCGCTGCACATGTTCGCCGACCGCAACCGGGCCGGGTCCTACGGGATCATGCTCTTCCTCGCCTGCGCGATGTTCGGCATGTTCTTCTTCCTGACCCTGTTCGTGCAGAACGTACTGGACTTCAGCCCGATCCAGGCCGGCCTCGCGTTCCTGCCGGTGAGCGTCGTCATCGCCGTCGCCGCGGGCATCACCTCCCAGCTGCTGCCCAAGATCGGGCCCAAACCCTTCATGGTGACCGGCGCGCTCTGCTCGGCGGCCGGCCTGGCCTGGCTGACGCAGACCGACATCAACTCGACGTACCTCGGCAGCATCCTGGGCCCGATACTCGTGTTCAGCCTCGGCATGGGCATGCAGTTCGTCTCGCTGACCCTGATGGCCCTGTCCAACGTCGCCGACCGTGAGTCGGGCGCGGCCTCCGGACTGCTCAACACGACGCAGCAGGTGGGCGGGTCGCTGGGCCTGTCCATCCTGGTCACCGTCTTCGGCACGGCCAGCCGCAGCGAGGCCCATGACCAGGTGCCGGCCTTCCTCAGCCAGGCCGGCCCCGTCCAGAAGGCCCTGTTCCTGCGCACCGGCCGGCTCCCGGACCCGTGGGGCGACCAGGTGCTCACCTCGGGCGTGAGCGCCGCCTTCATCGTCGCGGCCTGCTTCGCCCTGGTCGCCGCCGTCATCGCGCTGTTCGCGATCCAGGTCCGCCCCTCGGACCTGGAACGCCTCAAGGGCAACCACGCCCCGGCGGCGGTCTAG
- a CDS encoding ABC transporter permease, translated as MTTTAPGADGRTAPAPDPGGAPGPGAAEDGPAAAATGSSPWQLARRELRRRPAVRVSLCVVLLFVLMAVTAPWLGALGGWSPEEFDKTAIDPYLGGQPLGALGGISPEHWLGVEPVTGRDLFARVVHGAQVSLLIAFAATAIVVVAGTAAGIAAGYFGGRTDTVLSRLMDLTMSFPSLIFMIAMLSVAKDVNRIVLMTAVIGVFGWPGVARVVRGQTLSLKHREYVDAARVGGASSWRILTRDVLPGVSGPVIAYTTLLIPGMISTEAALSYLGVGVRPPTPSWGQMIAESVAFYETDPMYFVIPSTFLFLAVLAFTLLGDALRDILDPRGGRT; from the coding sequence ATGACCACCACCGCACCCGGCGCCGACGGCCGCACGGCCCCGGCTCCGGATCCGGGCGGGGCGCCTGGCCCCGGCGCCGCCGAGGACGGGCCCGCAGCGGCAGCCACCGGCAGCAGCCCCTGGCAGCTCGCCCGGCGGGAGCTGCGCCGCCGCCCCGCCGTCCGCGTCAGCCTCTGCGTCGTCCTCCTCTTCGTCCTGATGGCCGTCACCGCCCCCTGGCTGGGCGCGCTCGGCGGCTGGTCCCCCGAGGAGTTCGACAAGACCGCCATCGACCCCTACCTCGGCGGCCAGCCCCTCGGCGCGCTCGGCGGGATCAGCCCCGAGCACTGGCTCGGGGTCGAACCCGTCACCGGCCGCGACCTGTTCGCCCGCGTCGTCCACGGCGCCCAGGTCTCCCTCCTCATCGCCTTCGCCGCCACCGCCATCGTCGTCGTCGCGGGAACCGCCGCCGGGATCGCCGCCGGCTACTTCGGCGGCCGTACCGACACGGTCCTGTCCCGCCTCATGGACCTGACCATGTCCTTCCCCTCCCTCATCTTCATGATCGCGATGCTGTCGGTGGCGAAGGACGTCAACCGGATCGTGCTCATGACCGCCGTCATCGGCGTCTTCGGCTGGCCCGGCGTCGCCCGCGTCGTCCGCGGCCAGACCCTCTCCCTCAAACACCGCGAGTACGTCGACGCCGCCCGCGTCGGCGGCGCGAGCTCCTGGCGGATCCTGACCCGGGACGTCCTCCCGGGTGTCTCCGGCCCGGTCATCGCCTACACCACCCTGCTCATCCCCGGCATGATCAGCACCGAGGCCGCGCTCAGCTACCTCGGCGTGGGCGTGCGCCCGCCCACCCCCTCCTGGGGCCAGATGATCGCCGAGTCCGTGGCCTTCTACGAGACCGACCCCATGTACTTCGTCATCCCGAGCACCTTCCTCTTCCTCGCGGTCCTCGCCTTCACCCTGCTCGGCGACGCCCTGCGCGACATCCTCGACCCGAGGGGCGGTCGCACGTGA
- a CDS encoding ABC transporter ATP-binding protein: MAALLEVRDLRVTFATPRGPVRAVDSLGFTVEAGRTLGIVGESGSGKSVTSLAVMGLHRDAEIGGSIALSGQELTGMSEKELSRLRGRKMAMIFQDPLSSLHPYYTVGEQIAEHFRVHFKAGRAAARKRAVDMLGEVGIPEPARRAGEYPHQFSGGMRQRAMIAMALACEPDLLIADEPTTALDVTVQAQILELIARLQQERGLGVVMITHDLGVVARVAHEVLVMYGGRAAEQAGVDELFADPAHPYTRGLLDSLPRLDDADDAPLRAIPGSPPSLLAPAPGCAFAPRCGLAAAGTPDQRSRCATERPELRAHGTAPRTAACHFAGAGAPTSGVVSAPPAPTAPTAPEAIR, from the coding sequence ATGGCCGCCCTGCTGGAAGTACGCGATCTGCGCGTCACGTTCGCCACCCCGCGCGGCCCCGTACGGGCCGTCGACTCGCTCGGCTTCACGGTGGAAGCCGGGCGGACCCTCGGCATCGTCGGGGAGTCCGGCTCCGGCAAGTCCGTCACCTCGCTCGCCGTCATGGGCCTGCACCGGGACGCCGAGATCGGCGGCTCCATCGCACTGTCCGGGCAGGAGCTCACCGGGATGTCCGAGAAGGAGCTGTCCCGGCTGCGCGGCCGGAAGATGGCCATGATCTTCCAGGACCCCCTGTCCAGCCTGCACCCCTACTACACGGTCGGCGAGCAGATCGCCGAGCACTTCCGCGTGCACTTCAAGGCCGGCCGGGCCGCCGCGCGCAAGCGGGCCGTGGACATGCTCGGCGAGGTCGGCATCCCGGAACCGGCCCGCAGGGCCGGGGAGTACCCGCACCAGTTCTCCGGTGGCATGCGCCAGCGCGCGATGATCGCCATGGCCCTGGCCTGCGAGCCCGACCTGCTGATCGCGGACGAGCCCACCACGGCCCTCGACGTGACCGTGCAGGCGCAGATCCTGGAGCTCATCGCACGGCTCCAGCAGGAACGCGGCCTCGGCGTCGTGATGATCACCCACGACCTGGGGGTGGTCGCCCGCGTCGCCCACGAGGTACTGGTCATGTACGGCGGCCGGGCCGCCGAACAGGCCGGGGTCGACGAGCTGTTCGCCGACCCCGCGCACCCGTACACGCGGGGCCTGCTCGACTCGCTGCCCCGGCTCGACGACGCCGACGACGCACCCCTGCGGGCCATCCCCGGCTCCCCGCCCTCCCTGCTCGCGCCCGCCCCGGGCTGCGCGTTCGCCCCGCGCTGCGGCCTCGCCGCCGCGGGCACCCCGGACCAGCGCAGCCGCTGCGCCACCGAGCGCCCCGAGCTGCGGGCCCACGGCACCGCCCCGCGCACCGCCGCCTGCCATTTCGCGGGGGCCGGAGCCCCGACGTCCGGCGTGGTGTCCGCCCCACCCGCCCCCACTGCACCGACCGCCCCGGAGGCGATCCGATGA
- a CDS encoding ABC transporter permease, with the protein MIIYLARRLLALAGVLLAIAAVTFLIFYVLPSDPAAAACGKTCSAERLADVREYLGLDQPVWRQFTDFLTGIFTGRTLGSGQYAVQCDFPCLGYSYENSLPVWDLLMDRLPVSASLALGAAALWLVLGLGAGVAAALRKDTVTDKALMVGAVAAASLPVYFTSVMLIYGVIRVAGLLPYPTYQAFTDDPLAWAANLLLPWTALALLYAAMYARQSRGSMIEAMAEPYIRTARAKGMPERTVVVKHGLRSGMTPILTIFGMDLGALLAGAVITESIFGLPGIGRLFYGALVSSDQPVVLGVTLLAAFFIVVANLVVDLLYAVIDPRVRY; encoded by the coding sequence GTGATCATCTACCTCGCGCGCCGGCTGCTCGCCCTCGCGGGCGTCCTGCTCGCCATCGCCGCCGTCACCTTCCTCATCTTCTACGTGCTGCCCTCCGACCCGGCCGCGGCCGCCTGCGGCAAGACCTGCAGCGCCGAACGGCTGGCCGACGTACGCGAGTACCTCGGCCTCGACCAGCCGGTGTGGCGGCAGTTCACCGACTTCCTCACCGGGATCTTCACCGGCCGCACCCTCGGCAGCGGCCAGTACGCCGTCCAGTGCGACTTCCCGTGCCTGGGCTACTCGTACGAGAACTCCCTGCCCGTGTGGGACCTGCTCATGGACCGCCTCCCGGTCTCCGCCTCCCTCGCCCTCGGCGCCGCTGCGCTGTGGCTCGTCCTCGGCCTCGGCGCCGGGGTCGCCGCGGCCCTGCGCAAGGACACCGTCACCGACAAGGCACTGATGGTCGGCGCGGTCGCCGCCGCCTCGCTGCCCGTCTACTTCACCTCCGTGATGCTCATCTACGGGGTCATTCGGGTCGCCGGGCTGCTGCCCTACCCCACCTACCAGGCCTTCACCGACGATCCGCTCGCCTGGGCCGCCAACCTGCTGCTGCCCTGGACCGCGCTCGCCCTGCTCTACGCGGCCATGTACGCCCGGCAGAGCCGCGGCTCCATGATCGAAGCCATGGCCGAGCCGTACATCCGTACCGCCCGCGCCAAGGGCATGCCCGAACGCACCGTCGTCGTCAAACACGGCCTGCGCTCCGGGATGACCCCCATCCTCACCATCTTCGGCATGGACCTCGGCGCGCTGCTCGCCGGCGCCGTCATCACCGAGTCCATCTTCGGACTGCCGGGCATCGGGCGGCTGTTCTACGGGGCGCTGGTCAGCTCGGACCAGCCGGTCGTCCTCGGGGTCACCCTGCTCGCCGCCTTCTTCATCGTCGTCGCCAACCTCGTCGTCGACCTCCTGTACGCCGTCATCGACCCGAGGGTGAGGTACTGA
- a CDS encoding ABC transporter substrate-binding protein yields the protein MTKRTQLALATALVASLALGASGCSDPKKGSSGAGASNPAAGNDGKVLGGTPVKGGTLTVLSNQDFSHLDPARNWTMPTMDFGTRLLYRTLVTFKAEPGKAGSELVPDLATDLGTPSNGGKTWTFTLKEGVKYEDGSPIKAQDIKYNVERSFAPDLTGGPDYAAQYLVGGEGYKGPLQGQHLDSVKTPDDHTIVFELKRPVAEFSATATLPTFAPVPQSQEKGTQYDARPFSSGPYKIESYDRDKKLVLVRNEHWDPKTDTVRKAYPDKFVVVMGLKGGQIDDRIIAGEGADASAVQYADMRPESAPKVLPKPEVKARLLAESQGCTEMLHLNNSRAPFNDPKVREALQYAVDKEAVITAGGGPALNEVATAYLPPALSGGKQADTLKIPPAGDPAKAKELLKAAGKESLKVSLAVSTGDKGKAEAVQQGLSRVGIEVVIDTVDPGAYYDVIGDLSTTPDMTLTGWCPDYPSGSTWIPFVFDGRTIKDKGNQGNYSQFRDEATMKRIDEINAMADAKQANQAWIDLDAELMKKSPSVPVLLERKPLLVGPNIAGAYGHPVWTGTIDYGTVGLKDPSKSQG from the coding sequence ATGACCAAGCGCACCCAACTCGCCCTCGCCACCGCCCTGGTGGCGTCACTCGCACTCGGTGCCTCGGGCTGCTCCGACCCCAAGAAGGGCTCATCCGGCGCCGGCGCGAGCAACCCCGCCGCCGGCAACGACGGCAAGGTCCTCGGCGGAACCCCGGTCAAGGGCGGGACCCTGACCGTGCTGTCCAACCAGGACTTCTCCCACCTCGACCCCGCCCGCAACTGGACGATGCCGACGATGGACTTCGGCACCCGCCTCCTCTACCGCACGCTCGTCACCTTCAAGGCCGAGCCCGGCAAGGCCGGCAGCGAGCTCGTCCCCGACCTCGCCACCGACCTCGGCACCCCCTCCAACGGCGGCAAGACCTGGACCTTCACCCTCAAGGAGGGCGTGAAGTACGAGGACGGCTCCCCGATCAAGGCGCAGGACATCAAGTACAACGTCGAGCGCTCCTTCGCCCCCGACCTCACCGGCGGCCCCGACTACGCCGCCCAGTACCTGGTCGGCGGCGAGGGCTACAAGGGCCCGCTCCAGGGGCAGCACCTCGACTCCGTCAAGACCCCCGACGACCACACCATCGTCTTCGAACTCAAGCGTCCGGTCGCCGAGTTCTCCGCCACGGCCACCCTCCCCACCTTCGCCCCGGTCCCGCAGTCCCAGGAGAAGGGCACCCAGTACGACGCCCGTCCGTTCTCCTCCGGCCCGTACAAGATCGAGTCGTACGACCGCGACAAGAAGCTCGTCCTCGTCCGCAACGAGCACTGGGACCCGAAGACCGACACCGTAAGGAAGGCCTACCCCGACAAGTTCGTCGTGGTCATGGGCCTCAAGGGCGGCCAGATCGACGACCGCATCATCGCCGGTGAGGGCGCCGACGCCTCCGCCGTCCAGTACGCCGACATGCGCCCCGAGAGCGCCCCCAAGGTACTGCCGAAGCCGGAGGTCAAGGCGCGCCTGCTCGCCGAGTCCCAGGGCTGTACGGAGATGCTCCACCTGAACAACTCCCGCGCCCCCTTCAACGACCCGAAGGTCCGCGAGGCCCTCCAGTACGCCGTCGACAAGGAGGCCGTGATCACCGCGGGTGGCGGCCCGGCCCTCAACGAGGTGGCCACCGCCTACTTGCCCCCGGCGCTCTCCGGCGGCAAGCAGGCCGACACCCTGAAGATCCCCCCGGCGGGCGACCCGGCCAAGGCCAAGGAACTCCTCAAGGCCGCCGGAAAGGAGAGCCTGAAGGTCTCCCTCGCCGTCTCCACCGGCGACAAGGGCAAGGCCGAGGCCGTCCAGCAGGGCCTGTCCCGCGTGGGCATCGAGGTCGTCATCGACACCGTCGACCCCGGCGCGTACTACGACGTCATCGGCGACCTTTCCACCACCCCCGACATGACCCTCACCGGCTGGTGCCCCGACTACCCCTCCGGCTCCACCTGGATCCCCTTCGTCTTCGACGGACGGACCATCAAGGACAAGGGCAACCAGGGCAACTACAGCCAGTTCCGCGACGAGGCGACCATGAAGCGGATCGACGAGATCAACGCCATGGCCGACGCCAAGCAGGCCAACCAGGCCTGGATCGACCTGGACGCGGAGCTCATGAAGAAGTCGCCGTCCGTCCCGGTCCTGCTGGAGCGCAAGCCGCTGCTGGTCGGCCCCAACATCGCGGGTGCCTACGGCCACCCCGTGTGGACCGGCACCATCGACTACGGCACCGTCGGCCTCAAGGACCCCTCGAAGAGCCAGGGCTGA